The following proteins are encoded in a genomic region of Paenibacillus sp. FSL H3-0469:
- a CDS encoding transcription initiation factor TFIID — MIRDQALQYAEQYAAQEEAQHHKGDGRSSIHYPALFLFLGDKVTPAIGPVLERCQRKWDNAGGVMALHAGSHNGSGSTQEKEGVKGRIGSGNSSVHERVMHMTLPDTAGRDPRTVRRELYREFHEDSQYLAGMNRTLRSLSNSIADYGRLYSSFDVIHLSVITRVDDPQNVLLPEIVLLARAILSQSFKSVQIDLYALINEREQGDNFGYSSSVGLACLRELDGMQAADYALSAPLLVTEEGLSIPVMHGPSPLFDLVYLLSDKNERGLMSVHGMDDNYEIIAHISLLKNRVRPAADQASGHGGYNNMTFKSGIRGSTGRQGYASAGFSAVRRPNRQIALAVLYHALHYLSGRLRAGQPRSLKERQAMLGLGADTLRDRAAELLPEQSALAEMTGLMSHGRPSYSQLRMLSLREAEELLFGEGAQAYFRSNFAEVSARRAAGIDPAREWTGVLAAEEAGASPVTFYQLAEWTSEKTGEGGSVLQALRQHMGGLRSALLSAQEELERLYAESVERQPFQRVPLLDKRTVRNFIHYLFESVYGKKYEILLLESELALCLRYDAALEQLHADSRTKVAAMDALEEELHSVALASIGRSKETVDQNIMEYYRSVTDEVMKDIETRRGAGIFFSERFMGSLSGLLVNGGGQAVAERLIELCRRELLTAGPFTLPFEEELLRRANVAAAYENRDIVSKEELFKQLYRSLEEEAAMNVRLFEYTQEHRHEEKYFFGDSSSEFLRYAFSADETTRIYRLGFVHEQRRSGVEKLNLMGGFHLEDLLYYRNGKVYYETYAGNGYQLHGLEEKQLPEMR, encoded by the coding sequence ATGATCAGAGATCAGGCCTTACAATATGCTGAGCAATACGCTGCCCAGGAGGAAGCACAGCATCATAAGGGGGATGGGCGCAGCAGTATCCATTACCCTGCGCTGTTCCTGTTCCTGGGCGATAAGGTGACCCCGGCCATCGGCCCTGTGCTGGAACGCTGCCAGCGCAAATGGGACAATGCAGGCGGCGTGATGGCGCTGCATGCCGGTTCGCACAACGGCAGCGGCAGTACGCAGGAGAAGGAAGGAGTCAAGGGGCGGATCGGCAGCGGAAACAGCAGCGTCCATGAACGTGTGATGCACATGACCCTGCCGGATACGGCAGGGCGTGATCCGCGTACGGTCCGGCGTGAGCTGTACCGTGAATTTCATGAGGATAGCCAGTATTTGGCCGGAATGAACCGGACGCTGCGCAGCTTAAGCAACAGCATAGCAGATTACGGACGGCTGTATTCTTCTTTTGACGTCATCCATCTGTCTGTCATTACACGGGTCGATGATCCGCAGAATGTGCTGTTGCCGGAGATCGTGCTGCTGGCCCGTGCGATTCTCAGCCAGTCGTTCAAATCGGTACAGATTGATTTGTACGCGCTGATTAACGAACGGGAGCAGGGGGATAACTTCGGCTATTCCAGCTCGGTCGGGCTGGCTTGTCTGCGTGAGCTGGACGGGATGCAGGCGGCAGATTATGCCTTAAGCGCTCCGCTGCTGGTGACGGAGGAAGGACTGTCCATTCCTGTGATGCATGGCCCTTCTCCGCTGTTCGATCTGGTCTATCTGCTCTCCGATAAGAATGAGCGCGGACTGATGTCGGTCCACGGCATGGACGACAATTACGAGATTATCGCCCACATCAGCCTGCTCAAGAACCGGGTCCGGCCTGCGGCCGATCAGGCCTCCGGGCATGGCGGCTACAATAATATGACGTTCAAAAGCGGCATCCGCGGCAGCACAGGCAGGCAAGGCTACGCATCTGCCGGCTTCTCGGCGGTGCGGCGGCCGAACCGCCAGATTGCGCTGGCGGTGCTGTACCATGCGCTGCATTATCTGTCCGGGCGGCTGCGTGCAGGCCAACCCCGGAGTCTTAAGGAGCGGCAGGCGATGCTTGGCCTTGGAGCGGATACCCTGCGGGACCGCGCGGCAGAATTGCTGCCGGAGCAGTCCGCTCTCGCGGAGATGACCGGGCTGATGAGCCACGGACGTCCGTCCTATTCACAGCTGCGGATGCTCTCGCTGCGCGAGGCTGAGGAGCTGCTGTTCGGGGAAGGGGCGCAGGCGTACTTCCGCAGTAATTTTGCGGAGGTGTCTGCTCGCAGGGCTGCCGGGATTGATCCGGCCCGGGAATGGACTGGAGTGCTGGCTGCCGAGGAGGCAGGGGCCTCCCCGGTCACCTTCTACCAGCTGGCGGAATGGACCAGTGAGAAGACAGGTGAGGGAGGCAGCGTGCTGCAGGCCTTGCGCCAGCATATGGGCGGCTTGCGTTCCGCTCTGCTCTCCGCGCAGGAGGAGCTGGAGCGGCTCTATGCAGAGAGCGTGGAGCGCCAGCCGTTCCAGCGGGTGCCGCTGCTGGACAAACGGACGGTGCGCAATTTCATTCATTACCTGTTCGAGTCCGTCTACGGCAAGAAGTATGAGATTCTGCTGCTGGAGAGCGAACTGGCGCTCTGTCTCCGCTATGACGCTGCACTGGAGCAGCTGCACGCAGACAGCAGAACGAAGGTTGCGGCTATGGACGCATTGGAGGAGGAGCTGCACAGCGTGGCCCTCGCCAGCATCGGCCGCAGCAAAGAGACCGTGGATCAGAACATCATGGAGTATTACCGCAGTGTGACGGACGAGGTCATGAAGGATATCGAGACCCGGCGCGGTGCGGGGATCTTCTTCAGCGAGCGGTTCATGGGCAGTCTCTCCGGGCTGCTGGTGAACGGAGGCGGCCAGGCTGTTGCCGAGCGGCTGATCGAGCTGTGCCGCCGGGAGCTGCTTACCGCGGGGCCGTTCACGCTTCCGTTCGAGGAAGAGCTGCTGCGGCGTGCCAATGTTGCAGCCGCCTACGAGAACCGGGATATCGTCTCCAAGGAGGAGCTGTTCAAGCAGCTCTACCGCAGTCTGGAGGAGGAGGCGGCGATGAATGTCCGCCTGTTCGAGTATACGCAGGAGCACCGCCATGAGGAGAAGTACTTCTTCGGCGACAGCTCCTCCGAATTTCTGCGTTATGCTTTCAGCGCCGATGAGACCACCCGCATCTACCGGCTCGGCTTCGTGCATGAGCAGCGCCGCAGCGGCGTGGAGAAGCTGAACCTGATGGGCGGCTTCCACCTGGAAGACCTGCTCTACTACCGCAACGGCAAGGTCTATTACGAGACTTATGCCGGCAACGGATACCAGCTCCACGGTCTGGAAGAGAAGCAGCTGCCGGAGATGAGATGA
- a CDS encoding tubulin-like doman-containing protein — translation MKPVVREHIQQLDVSLGGGIVSDKIRVDTIDNPILIIGLGGTGIDALLRLKYQINRRFKLPEDPLSKKKRDKPDNVEFLAFETNEQDRGKKYKGIGLDPQNEFVLLANAEIGGLLQNRSILDSYITDWLSPELSITDGMNGAAGVRQAGRLLLFTKINQVVAAIDKKIKTLSVGTSKKLMVFLLTGLSGGTGSGAFLDIAYIVRGIIERDYGAAGIDRVNTLGYLFTPDVNLSNKSLSEHTREYIRKNGYAALKELDYWMNVDSRGERFRQKYGNILSVNSPLPPFNLCHLISATNTEGKLLENAYDYCMNVTAENITNFMASEEKASGEEFAIHDYISNIRTNIAQMNKTYPANYEYNIIGASSAVLPIEEMTTYLAYRLFDKMDKMFHHAPNQEDVEKMARKLGIDLDTMIKTFESRVPEPLPGYQNSERLSHANVVKNQVVSMDTELEQNFLARAREEYIKSKKQLPGEIAGQFGEELERIFLHPEQGPFYVSRLLYTEKGFCILKLIQSYIEALRESLLRLPRDIETAQESAEDKLGDARSAFVSKEKKKNAYIEAKINEYWLHADVERTEQMIQFYEDLYELLNEENSRIYGVFTEILTALSSIFEKNGDILINGEEQADHKGNKTYYWNIVNVPDISATISKIMDQKDGDDLIRDFTREMLKHSGRWVREQEIDIVRSISEFLSDKFGDLITRSMEDFLVMKYGREEPLDKFVERIIAGRLDEDAVPIFHLSNSSGSLHFPSWGFVSVPVKAPGILKGVRNYQNNALGKSQFTIKESEVKNRIFWLNTRNGVPLFVYTPLRVYEENYERTILDKEGIGRHLVMTDKDNWTYLPSPIPEKSWGDTYANPRVREYNARVRADFGRALASGVIIEKGVDENTSSRFSVIFTKPLDLGKLLDAYDLQLDAPRPNLGEVRKAAEELKALRTGGLEREAVKDIFGSINLELAQENLIRSPQLIARVREELAKYDALAAKSAELEALVHQHLDEDKWLDQFIEALYTDTITKKGALYVYDRDEDEDAWEPFANLMKERSYVEYAVYRHFRELDEKSRSLLLRKAARRAGEMTAAEDVTPLLYKLEGMYVSFLEARDALEYERVEHANGDEMYGFYKSLTGKLGSIRRKLK, via the coding sequence ATGAAACCGGTAGTAAGAGAACATATTCAACAACTGGATGTATCGCTGGGCGGAGGGATTGTCAGCGACAAGATCAGAGTAGATACCATCGACAACCCGATCCTCATTATCGGGCTTGGCGGCACGGGCATCGATGCCCTGCTGCGGCTCAAATACCAGATTAACCGCCGCTTCAAGCTGCCTGAAGATCCGTTGTCCAAGAAGAAGCGGGATAAGCCCGACAACGTGGAATTCCTGGCGTTCGAGACCAATGAACAGGACCGCGGCAAAAAATACAAGGGCATCGGCCTCGACCCGCAGAATGAATTCGTGCTGCTGGCCAATGCCGAGATCGGCGGACTGCTGCAGAACCGCAGCATCCTGGATTCCTACATTACAGACTGGCTGTCGCCGGAGCTGAGCATCACAGACGGCATGAATGGAGCTGCCGGGGTGCGCCAGGCCGGACGTCTGCTGCTGTTCACAAAGATCAACCAGGTGGTTGCCGCCATCGACAAGAAGATTAAGACCCTATCTGTCGGCACCAGCAAGAAGCTGATGGTCTTCCTGCTTACCGGTCTGTCCGGAGGAACCGGCAGCGGGGCGTTCCTGGATATTGCCTACATCGTGCGCGGCATTATTGAACGTGACTATGGCGCAGCCGGGATAGACCGTGTCAATACGCTGGGCTATCTGTTCACACCGGACGTCAACCTGTCGAACAAAAGCCTCAGCGAGCATACCCGCGAGTATATCCGTAAGAACGGGTATGCCGCGCTTAAAGAACTGGATTACTGGATGAACGTGGACAGCCGGGGCGAACGGTTCCGCCAGAAGTACGGCAATATTCTGAGCGTCAACTCGCCGCTGCCGCCGTTCAATCTCTGTCATCTCATCTCCGCAACCAATACGGAAGGCAAGCTGCTGGAGAACGCCTACGATTACTGCATGAACGTGACGGCTGAGAATATCACCAACTTCATGGCCAGTGAAGAGAAGGCCTCCGGCGAGGAGTTCGCCATCCATGACTATATCAGCAACATCCGCACGAACATTGCCCAAATGAACAAGACCTATCCTGCCAACTATGAGTACAACATTATCGGGGCATCCTCGGCCGTGCTGCCGATTGAGGAAATGACAACCTATCTGGCTTACCGCCTCTTCGACAAAATGGACAAGATGTTCCATCACGCCCCGAACCAGGAGGATGTGGAGAAGATGGCGCGCAAGCTCGGCATCGATCTCGATACGATGATCAAGACGTTCGAGTCCCGTGTGCCGGAGCCGCTGCCGGGTTATCAGAACAGCGAGCGCCTCAGCCATGCGAATGTGGTCAAGAATCAGGTCGTCAGCATGGATACGGAGCTGGAGCAGAACTTCCTGGCCCGTGCGCGTGAGGAATATATCAAATCCAAGAAGCAGCTTCCAGGCGAAATTGCCGGACAGTTCGGCGAAGAACTGGAACGCATCTTCCTGCACCCTGAACAGGGGCCGTTCTATGTGTCGCGGCTGCTCTACACAGAGAAGGGCTTCTGCATCCTGAAGCTGATCCAGTCTTATATTGAAGCGCTGCGCGAGAGTCTCTTGCGCCTGCCGCGTGATATTGAGACCGCCCAGGAGAGTGCAGAGGATAAGCTGGGCGATGCGCGGAGCGCTTTTGTGTCCAAGGAGAAGAAGAAGAACGCCTATATTGAAGCCAAAATCAATGAATACTGGCTGCACGCCGATGTGGAGCGCACCGAGCAGATGATCCAGTTCTATGAAGATCTGTATGAGCTGCTAAATGAAGAGAACAGCCGGATCTACGGGGTATTCACCGAGATTCTGACCGCGCTCAGCTCGATCTTCGAGAAGAACGGCGACATTCTGATTAACGGCGAAGAGCAGGCAGACCATAAGGGCAACAAAACCTACTATTGGAATATCGTCAACGTGCCGGATATCTCGGCGACCATCTCCAAAATCATGGACCAGAAGGACGGCGATGATCTGATCCGTGACTTCACACGCGAGATGCTGAAGCATTCCGGACGCTGGGTAAGAGAGCAGGAGATTGATATTGTCCGCTCCATCTCCGAGTTCCTCAGCGACAAGTTCGGGGACCTCATTACCCGTTCGATGGAGGATTTCCTGGTGATGAAATACGGGCGCGAGGAGCCGCTGGATAAGTTCGTGGAGCGGATTATTGCCGGACGTCTGGATGAGGATGCGGTGCCGATTTTCCACCTCAGCAACAGCTCTGGCAGTCTGCACTTCCCGTCCTGGGGCTTCGTCTCTGTGCCGGTGAAGGCGCCGGGAATTCTGAAGGGTGTGCGGAATTATCAGAATAATGCACTCGGCAAATCGCAGTTCACGATCAAGGAGAGCGAGGTCAAGAACCGGATTTTCTGGCTGAATACACGCAACGGGGTGCCGCTGTTCGTCTATACGCCGCTCCGGGTGTACGAGGAGAACTACGAGCGGACCATTCTAGACAAGGAAGGCATCGGCCGCCATCTGGTGATGACCGATAAGGACAACTGGACCTATCTGCCTTCGCCGATCCCGGAGAAGTCCTGGGGCGATACGTATGCGAATCCGCGGGTCCGTGAGTACAATGCCAGAGTGCGTGCAGATTTCGGCCGGGCGCTTGCGTCCGGTGTGATCATCGAGAAGGGTGTAGATGAGAACACGAGCAGCCGCTTCTCCGTGATCTTCACGAAGCCGCTGGATCTGGGCAAGCTGCTGGACGCTTATGATCTGCAGCTGGATGCGCCGCGTCCGAATCTGGGTGAAGTGCGCAAGGCTGCTGAGGAGCTAAAAGCGCTCCGCACAGGAGGCCTTGAACGCGAAGCCGTGAAGGATATCTTCGGCAGCATTAATCTGGAGCTGGCCCAGGAGAACCTGATCCGTTCCCCGCAGCTCATTGCCCGTGTCCGTGAGGAGCTGGCGAAATACGATGCACTGGCAGCTAAATCTGCGGAACTGGAAGCACTTGTACATCAGCATCTGGATGAAGACAAATGGCTGGACCAGTTCATTGAAGCATTGTACACCGATACGATCACCAAAAAAGGTGCGCTCTATGTCTACGACCGCGACGAGGACGAGGATGCCTGGGAGCCGTTCGCGAATCTGATGAAGGAACGCAGCTATGTGGAGTATGCCGTCTACCGCCATTTCCGTGAGCTGGATGAGAAAAGCCGCAGTCTCCTGCTCCGCAAGGCAGCGCGCCGGGCCGGAGAAATGACCGCAGCTGAAGATGTAACTCCGCTGCTGTATAAGCTGGAAGGAATGTATGTCTCGTTCCTGGAAGCGCGTGACGCTCTGGAATATGAGCGGGTAGAGCATGCTAACGGAGACGAAATGTACGGCTTCTACAAGAGCCTGACCGGCAAGCTTGGCAGCATCCGCAGAAAGCTGAAGTAG